The Microtus ochrogaster isolate Prairie Vole_2 unplaced genomic scaffold, MicOch1.0 UNK16, whole genome shotgun sequence genome segment AGCATTTGGTCCTCTTCTTGTTCCCTGGAATGGGGACAGGGTGACTGTGAGGGACATGGGCCCTGGGGAGCTACAgagaacatgtgtgcacacactctttctctctctgtctctgtctctctctcccgctctctgtctgtctgtctgtctctttctttgtctgcctcggtctctctctctctctccctctgtttctctctgtctctgtctctgtctctctctctctcccgctctatctgtctctttctttgtctgtctcggtctctatctctctctccctctgtctctctctgtctctgtctctctctctccaccctaaCACCAGAGTCAGCCCCACCCAGTCCTGGctatcccacccccaccccccacacgcCATGAGCCACTCcactcctccctccatccccaggCAGTGACCTGGGGATAGCAGATGGCCTGTTCTGACACTAGCTAAGCCCATGTTGGGGTCACACGGAGTCCAGCTTAAGTTCAGCTTTGGGATGACCCTGTGTACCCTGGGCATTGGGCCTCACTGGATACTAGAGAGCCGAGCACAAGCATGCTGACATTCATGTCCCTCTGCTTGTGACTAGATCTGACGTCACTGGCTGTCTCCAGTTCCTGTCACATCCAGGATCATGGAGAAGCTTTGCAGCCGCCAGGAAACACACAGCTACACATATCTGGTTAAAATAAAGTGctaagccaggcttggtggtataGGCCTATCATCCCAGCTACTTCTTGGATAACATCCCAGCTAAgtctggggcaggaggatggaatTGAAAATCTACCTGGTCCAAagagtgagttcatggccagtctgggcaacttagtaagaccacatctcaaaataaAGTAACATCAGTGCCGGGACTATAGCACAACACTAGAGTCCCCAaagagggactggggtgtggctcagtggtagaacccctgcctagaatcccccagtgaggggctgggggtgcagTGACAGAGCACCTGCCTAGTATTCATGAGGCTAAGTTTAAGATAAAAGTagctttaggggctggagagacagctcagcagttaagagtgtttactactctttcagagaacccaggttcagccccagaacccacatagcagcCCACACCAcctgtaactgtagttccaggggatctgatgccctcttctgaccttgtaCACATGCGGTGCACATAAATTCTTGTAGGAACATGGGCACAtgtataaaaatagtaaataaataatttttcaaaagtcATTTTAGGCTCAACAGTTCAGCTTCACAAGCAACGGTCATGGTCTGTTAGCCACTCATGGCTGCCACACTGGACATCATGAATGACAGTCTATTTCCTTCGTTAGCTGTCCTGGCCAGTGCTAGTCCTGGAAGACTAGGGACCTGAGTGCGAAAGAGCCCCATGTGAGGACCAGCCTCCCCCAACCTGAGTCCTTGTGCCATGCAACCTGGGTCCCACTGAGTATGAGTAGCCTGCCAGCCGAGAGCAGCCCTGACCCCAATCTGCCCTCCCTGGGTCCCCTGTCCCTCACCGGAGCCGGTCCTCATCCAGGAAGTCAACGATGTCACTGCGGTCATTCACGGTATTCACATATTGACTCAGCAGCTCCTGTTCCCGCTGGCGGTCCTGGAGGGACTTCAGACCCTCTGTGGGGACAGCCTGCTGTCAGTAGGGGCCCCACTGTGCTCAGGGACAGGATCAGGGACAGGATAGGCACACTGCCTATGTGTTGTGGCTGGATGGAGGAACCTGATCCAGAGCCTGAGTGTGGGGCCTCTGGTCTCTATGACTTCGTTatgcaaggctgaggcaggggtccTCCAGCCAGGATGTGGTGTGAAGGCTGTCCCCATTGCTCACAGTGCCCCTCCCGTGTCATCCCCTTGAACTTCACACTAGCTGtcgggggcagggcagggagcacACTGTGGGGTCCTGACTTTGTCACAGGAACAGAACAGCTAGGGCATtagtccaaggtcacacagtcagAAGCAGCAtagaaacaaaagccagaagcCTCATGGCTTAGCCACAACCATATCACCTTTAGACTCTCATAGGTCAAGGCAGGGCAAATGGGGAAGTTGGCACATGGGCGGGTCTCTGGCTCTCAGGCCAGGCTTCCTGGACACAGACATGTACCTGGCTTGTCCATTAGCTTCCGCAGCTCATCCTGGAGGTCCAGTTGCCGCTCCTCCAGGTGTTGGTCCTTAGACCTGCAGGACACACATGTCTGAGGCCCAGCCCGACCAGGCTGCTCCCACCACATCTGTGGGCTGGTCCCGGCAGGACGCTGCAAGGCTCAGGGGTCTCACTTGTACATGAGTTCTGATTCGAGCCTCAGCAGCAGCTGCTTCTCGTGAATAAGTCGGAACCAGTCCACCATGAGGCTGTCCTCTGCAGCATCTGTGAAGAAACACAGTTGGGGCAGAGAGGCCACAGCGTGcctaacacccccccccctttctggtGCAGAAGCGCAGACCTGGGATGGGGGGAAGCTAGCCAGAGGTACTCAGGAGGGCCAGTCCGCAACTAGCATGGGTGGAGCCAGCCTGTACCAGTAAGGGGCATGGTCAATCTGCAACCAGTAAGGGGTGGCCAACCAGTGTGGCCATGGCCATCCAGTGTAGGTATGACCAACGTATAGGAACATGGCCTGCCAGTTGGGGTATGGACAGCTCACGGGCATGGCCAGCTATAGCATGTGGTCAGCCCTCGGAGATGTGGTCAGCCACTGGGAGTGTGGAAAGCCAGTAGAGGTGTGGACAATCGTTTAGGGGCATGGAAAGTGTATAGAGTGTGGCCACCAGCCACCAGTGGGTGCAAAACTGACCACGCACCTTGGTAGAGGTGTATCCCAAGCTGCTCACCTCCCTCGGCTGCCCGCAGCCGCTTCTCCAGCTCTATACCCCTGAGCTCCAGGGCGTCGAGCTGATTCTCAATCTCCTGCAGCTGCCTGTGTAGCTCCTCCTGGGGGATATAGTCGGGGTGCAGCTGGAGGGAAAACGGAGCGTGAGCACAAGCACAGGACCAAAGCTGAGTCACCCCCTAGTGCTCTGCGTACTTACCCTGACTGGGGAGGTCACAGTCTCACCATGTGTACTGTCCAGGACTGCAGACCGCTCTAGAAAACAGACAGATGACTGAGGCCCTCAGGCTCAGGGCACCAAGCCCAACAGAACCTGGACTGGCATGGGCATGACCAGACCCATCTATTCTAGGCCATGAGGCCCAGCAGGCATTGCCCCCTTTACTATCTTCCAAACCGGATGGCATCACTGGGACTGACCTCTTGTCCCCCAGGTTGGcgttttctcctccttcctgttcCTGGCCTGAGCTTCCTGTTTCTTGAGCTCTGGCTGGAGCCAATCAGCAGAAACATCAAGGCTGGGAGGGACAGCTAGTTTCTTACGGTgtgacagagaaggagaaggggctgCTGGAACAAAGGTGGGGGGCAAAGATGTGTGAGACCTACTGGCCAGAGCCCTGACACTGAGGGGAACCAAGGCTCTAAGCTCCTACTCTGTCCCAGAACAGCGAGGGTTGCGGTCCATGCACCTCCCAAAGTAGGGCCCCTGTCCTGCCCAAACCGACCACATCCACTCAGGGAAGCAGCATCCGAGAGACACACAAGGCTATTGACATCACAGAATGTGACCTGGGAAGTGGCCCACAAAGGGTTCAACTGTGCTGAGAGCAAACTTGGCCCAACACCATATAGATTCACAGGCACACCTAAACATGCATGTGCCtaacaaaacatacatacatattcagaCTCTGTCTGAACAtgcctcacacacatacatcccatgcatgtacacacatgtacacatgtataggACATGCCTTGCACACGTACAGTTCCATGCCTgaacacacatgagcacacgGACTATACCTAAACATGCCTAGTACACATACGAACCATGCATGAACATGTATTCACACTTATcccatgtgtgaacacacatagtcacacataTCTCTTATATCtaagcatgcatgtacatgttgaTACCCCATGTccaaatatgtgtgcatatataaattCTGTTTCTGAACATGCATGTACGCTCATCTCCCATATACATGTCTCATATACATATTTGTGCCTGAATACATAAGTGCACATTAAACCCATctaggaacacacatgcacatacataagtAACCCCTCTGGCCGAGCAGGGCCTCTGCCTGACCACAGACAGAGCAAGAGCACGTACCCCCGACACACAAGGACACACCTGAGTTCCCACAGGCATTACCTGCAGGGCTGGGCCCGGAACCAGCCGGGCATGGTGTCCTCTTGTTCTGAACGGGAGTCAAGAAGATGTGAGCGCTGGGGCTAGAGCTGCTGGAGACTTTGCTGGGAGTATCCCCTGCCTGGACAGGTACTTCCTTTGGCTCCAAAGTCCTAGGTGGAAAATAAGGTGAGTCCCAGCCCAGACAGGGACACCCAGAAGTGTCTCAAGAGCCATATGCCTATGTCCAAGGTCCACATGGTCTGAAGGAAGCCACCTGGCCAGGCCTGTATCATCCTGGCCTCTAATTCCCAGACCTGCCCAGGACACAGGGCTGTGGGCCTCCACATGCTCCATGTGGGGCAGGAGGGGTGCCTCTGGCTTGCAGAGGCCAAATGGATGGACACCCGCCCCAAGCCAGGCTCATGGGAGCTGCCTGGCATGGCGCACCTGCTGCTCTGAGTTCACCACTTCCCTTAAGTCATCCCACTGGGATGAGGGGCCTCTGTCACTCTGTCCCCATCACCTGGCAGGTGAAGAGTTCCGGGACACTCAAGCTGGTGTGAACCAATTTTTTCTGTGGATACTGAAAagtccaggtgtgtgtgtgcgccttcTGGTCACACCAGTTCCTGGATGTACACTGCCATGCTCGTGCACACACTTCATTAGGCACCTACTGTGTGTGGGCTCAGCTCATACTGCAGACCCACAGGCACGGGTGTGGCCCCGCTAGTGAGCAGCCACCTCCACTCACCTCCCGGCAGAGCTTTTCTTATCCACAGGCTTCAGGCGTGCCCTCCATCCTTCTGGGCCCTCCTCCCGGCCTTCCTGAGAGGTGGAACCCGGACCTGAGTGTAGGAAACAGATCAAGCAGGTGAGACAGGCTGAGACAAGTTGGCCATTGTCATCTGTTCCTTTTGACAGCCCAGAGCCAGCCCAGCATGCAGGACGGAGGCAGGGCTTCCAGCCTGGCTGCTGTGCTGTGTACCCTGAGGGAATCACTGCCCCTTTCTAGGCCTCAATTTCCAATCTGTCAAATGGGTGCTGACAAGGAAGGGAAACCCTGTTTCCCTCCTCTATGGCGGTGACATGATGCGCAATGAATGGGCACTCCTCCCTCTTCAGAGTCTCTCTTGGCTCATGCCTAGCAGTGGATTCAATGGGGAGCTCAGTCAAAGGGAAAGCTACAGAAAAGACAACTCTGTGGTACATCCTGAACCCTACTTCCTCAAGCACCCACAGAAAGGGCAGGGCTATGTAGACCCAGAGGGTCTGGGAAGCATTCCTGGAGGACAGCAGGACCCCAGTCCTAGGCAGAGCCATTGTGAAGATGGACAGGGCCTCCTTCTGCACCCTGGGGGCACAGCCAAGGACAAAAGGCAACACAGCCTGGGTATACATATGAACCTAGGACGACGATCATGGTAAGACCCTGGGAACACTGGCCACAGCCACAGAGACGCAGCAGATAAAGGTCCATAGAGGACTCTGGGGTTCTGAGAGCTAAGCAACGGAACAGCAGACACCAAGAACAGCCTTCAAAGAGAAAGGCAGCCTGGGCATATAGCAATACTTGGGGAGTGGCCACCCCAGAGCCCTGCACCTCTCTACCCCTCCCCATCCCTTAGCAGGAACTCTTACCCTTCGGTATTGCCGCTTCTGCTTGTGGCCTGGAGCCGACACTGGTCTTACCAACCCCTGGAGATATACCCAGGCTCTTGTTGCCAGTCTGGAGTGATACAGATGCCCATGAAGTATTGCCCACATTCAGGGGGATGGTAGGCTCCACCTTCAAAGTGGGGGTTTGGGGAGTGGTTGAATGTGATAGCTTGGGTGAGGAAACTTTTTGGGGTACTTCATTCTTGGGAAGAGAGATTGGGATGGAGGAAGTGGCTGGGGAGGACctgtggagaagaaagagggtACCAAGTGTGGGAGAATCCACGAgtcaccccaccacacacacacaagaagctAGTTTCCTGAGTGACCCCAATGAACTGAGGACAATCTACCCCAGGCCAGATGGCCCGTGGCATCTACTTGTGGCATTTACATGCACTGGTAGCTCTTTTATGCTATTAAATCTGATGTCCACTGGAATTAAAATGTCCCCCAGATATACCATGCATGGGTGCAGAGCTGAAGGGCCAAGGAGGGCCCTGGCTGGAGCCATAGGCTGGCCTGCACTTGCCCAGATAAGTATTAAGTTACTCATAGGATGGACGGTCCAGCCAGACACCAGCCTCCACCTGAACTGTGTGGCTTTGGGTTACCTACGTTCCCTTAGGCAGCTCATATGCAGGTACACAGAGCCCAGGCAACACGTGGCACCACTCCAAGCTCTGCCAAGCCTATTCTGCAGGGCCAAGACAGGTGCTTATCATGGCCCAGAGGCAGCAGTGTATAACCCTCCTGACCCCAGGACCAGCCCAGGAGCCTCTAGGTACCAAGTGGGGGTAGGTTCCGGCAGTTATGAGCCAAGAATGTCCCACCCTAAAATCAAGGACCAACCCAGGATAGAACCTCTTGACTCACTAAACAGCTGTAATGGATTGAATGGGTACCTTAAAACTCAGAAGTACTGGGGAACTTGATGTGTGATCTTAATTTTACAGTGGGAGGAAggtgctgagtggtggtggcacacacctttaatcccagcactcaggaggaagaggcaggcaaatctgtgagTTCGAATCCAACCTACTCTACAGAaggagtttcaagacagccagggttacacagagaacccttgtctTAAAAAGGGGGCGGGGAGGCGCAGTAGATGTGACCACATTATAAGGCAGTCACACTAGAATACAGCGGCTCCCATTCAAAACCACTAACCTTCTTAGAGACAGACGGCGTAAGTGCGgggatgcacacctgtaatctcagcactggagacgCTAAGGCAAGAGGACTTGGAGTTGAAGGTCAGCTGGGATACATGaggccttgtctcagaaacacaaggactgggctggtgagatggctcaatggatgaAAGTGCTTGCCATGGAAGCCTGGCAGCCCAAATCcagctcccagtacccacatgaagGTGGAGGGGAAAACCGATTCCAGAAAATTGGTTTCTGACCCCCACACAGACATTGTGACATATGCACTCTTCCccatcatacatatacacatcatacataatacatacataaaaaggacctgggtagagcacctgcctagaatcccccagtgaggggctggggtgtgactcagtggtagagcccctgcctagaatcccccagtgagaggctggggtgtggctcagtggtagagcccctgcctagaatccctcagtgaagggctggggcgtggctcagtggtagagcccctgcctagaatcccccagtgaagggctggggcgtggctctgtggtagagcccctgcctagaatcccccagtgaNNNNNNNNNNNNNNNNNNNNNNNNNNNNNNNNNNNNNNNNNNNNNNNNNNNNNNNNNNNNNNNNNNNNNNNNNNNNNNNNNNNNNNNNNNNNNNNNNNNNtgcctagaatcccccagtgaagggctggggcgtggctctgtggtagagcccctgcctagaatcccccagtgaagggctggggcgtggctctgTGGCAGAGCATCTTTCTCGCATGTGGGATACCCTCAATTCCATCTCCAGCACTCttcacaagaaaaaaaggaaagacagaggatAGTGGAGTCCACAGATAATGGAATCAGAGATGGAAGAAGGCTGCTACCAACCAAGGGTTGCCAGGAACCTGCGGATGTTGGGGTAAAAGGACTCTCTCCTTTGCAGCCCTGGTGGGGCGTGTGGCCTACCACAGGATATGCTTCTGCCACTGAAGCTGTCCTGTGAGGGATGACTACTGCTCCTCCCCTACCTGCATCATATGGTCAGTCTAATTGAAGACACTATGGTGCCAGGCACAAAGGGATGCTCAGAACCCAGCTCCACACACACAAGTCATCCAACGCATGGAACCAGGCAGTGTGACTTCCATTTGAACACCCCTCTTCCTGTCCACAAGACAAGCATAGAGGTCCTGGAATACCAGTCTCGTGTGGGCCACCTGTAACCAGCAATGCCTGTAAGCCCACCATACCCTGCATTCCTGCTTCTTTCCTGtcccccacctccacttcccAGATAAGGTAGCTAAGGCCACAGAGTCGTGGAGAGACAGAACTTCTCCATGTCCTGGTGGGCAGGTCACAGCCACACCCCACATCTCTCCCACCTACCTGCCTGACGTCTGGGTACCAGCTCCTGTCAGCCCCGGCAGCGCCTTCCTAAGTACACTTAGCGCTTGCTCACGGCTGCTCTCCTGGGCAGGGGTATCCATAGCAGCAGAGACCTTGCTGGCAGGGGCATTCACCACAGTGGGGCCCTTGCTGGTGGGGACATTTACCACAGTGGAGATCTTGCTGGTAGAGGTATTCACCAAAGGGGGAACCCTACCATTGGGGGAATTCACCACAGTGGGGGCCTTGCTAGTGGGGGCATTTACTACAGTGGTGGTCTTGCTGGTGGATGTATTCACCACAAAGGGGACCCTACCATTGGGGGCATTCACCACAGTGGGGACCTTGCTGGTGGAGGTATTTTCCACAGTGGGGACCTTGCTGGTGGAGGTATTTACCACAGGGGGGACCCTGCTGGCAGGACTGTTGTTGGATGGGGCTGGGGCAGGATTCTGGAAAAATTTCTCTCGGGCTTGCTGAGTCCTAGAGGCCGCGGAGGTCCAGGCTGGGGTGGCCGCTGTGTTTGGAGATGCTGTGCTCGAGTTGAGCGGAGTCTTAACACCTTTGGAAGTTGCCTGGCCTTGGGGCACAGACGGGTGAGAGTTCAGAGTACTTGGGTGCACAAGGGGACGGGAGTCGATGGTCGCTGTGCTGCTGCTCTTGGCAGGTGATGACCAGCCTGTCGGGGAGCTATTAGTCACATGGGTGATGGCTTTGCTAGTCACAGAAGTGGTGGTCACTGGGCTCGTGGACAGCCTGGGCCCTGCAGGGCTCCCCACATGGACACGGGAGGTGGCTGGCCGGTTAAGTTCAGTCTGGACAAAACCTTTGGCAGTTGTGTTGCCTACAGTGGGCTCCCAGGCTGCTGCCTTGGTCCTC includes the following:
- the Micall2 gene encoding MICAL-like protein 2 isoform X1, translated to MAAIKALQEWCRQQCEGYRDVSITNMTTSFRDGLAFCAILHRHRPDLINFNALRKENIYENNKLAFQVAEEQLGIPALLDAEDMVALKVPDRLSILTYVSQYYNYFHGRSPIGGMAGVKRPSSDSTEECPGKKVLPSPAKVPSPAPAQRSPLSPARTNPIVRRNESGSERPSPKAALGTAGSSVSSICGICGKHVHLVQRHLADGRLYHRSCFRCKQCSNTLHSGAYRATGEPGVFVCAHHSQEVTSGSPKLSKLASRQPGAVAADTRPTNASRKVQDANGPGEGTPPRTKAAAWEPTVGNTTAKGFVQTELNRPATSRVHVGSPAGPRLSTSPVTTTSVTSKAITHVTNSSPTGWSSPAKSSSTATIDSRPLVHPSTLNSHPSVPQGQATSKGVKTPLNSSTASPNTAATPAWTSAASRTQQAREKFFQNPAPAPSNNSPASRVPPVVNTSTSKVPTVENTSTSKVPTVVNAPNGRVPFVVNTSTSKTTTVVNAPTSKAPTVVNSPNGRVPPLVNTSTSKISTVVNVPTSKGPTVVNAPASKVSAAMDTPAQESSREQALSVLRKALPGLTGAGTQTSGRSSPATSSIPISLPKNEVPQKVSSPKLSHSTTPQTPTLKVEPTIPLNVGNTSWASVSLQTGNKSLGISPGVGKTSVGSRPQAEAAIPKGPGSTSQEGREEGPEGWRARLKPVDKKSSAGRTLEPKEVPVQAGDTPSKVSSSSSPSAHIFLTPVQNKRTPCPAGSGPSPAAAPSPSLSHRKKLAVPPSLDVSADWLQPELKKQEAQARNRKEEKTPTWGTRERSAVLDSTHGETVTSPVRLHPDYIPQEELHRQLQEIENQLDALELRGIELEKRLRAAEGDAAEDSLMVDWFRLIHEKQLLLRLESELMYKSKDQHLEERQLDLQDELRKLMDKPEGLKSLQDRQREQELLSQYVNTVNDRSDIVDFLDEDRLREQEEDQMLENMIQNLGLQRKKSKFRLSKIWSSKSKGGQT
- the Micall2 gene encoding MICAL-like protein 2 isoform X4 gives rise to the protein MAAIKALQEWCRQQCEGYRDVSITNMTTSFRDGLAFCAILHRHRPDLINFNALRKENIYENNKLAFQVAEEQLGIPALLDAEDMVALKVPDRLSILTYVSQYYNYFHGRSPIGGMAGVKRPSSDSTEECPGKKVLPSPAKALGTAGSSVSSICGICGKHVHLVQRHLADGRLYHRSCFRCKQCSNTLHSGAYRATGEPGVFVCAHHSQEVTSGSPKLSKLASRQPGAVAADTRPTNASRKVQDANGPGEGTPPRTKAAAWEPTVGNTTAKGFVQTELNRPATSRVHVGSPAGPRLSTSPVTTTSVTSKAITHVTNSSPTGWSSPAKSSSTATIDSRPLVHPSTLNSHPSVPQGQATSKGVKTPLNSSTASPNTAATPAWTSAASRTQQAREKFFQNPAPAPSNNSPASRVPPVVNTSTSKVPTVENTSTSKVPTVVNAPNGRVPFVVNTSTSKTTTVVNAPTSKAPTVVNSPNGRVPPLVNTSTSKISTVVNVPTSKGPTVVNAPASKVSAAMDTPAQESSREQALSVLRKALPGLTGAGTQTSGRSSPATSSIPISLPKNEVPQKVSSPKLSHSTTPQTPTLKVEPTIPLNVGNTSWASVSLQTGNKSLGISPGVGKTSVGSRPQAEAAIPKGPGSTSQEGREEGPEGWRARLKPVDKKSSAGRTLEPKEVPVQAGDTPSKVSSSSSPSAHIFLTPVQNKRTPCPAGSGPSPAAAPSPSLSHRKKLAVPPSLDVSADWLQPELKKQEAQARNRKEEKTPTWGTRERSAVLDSTHGETVTSPVRLHPDYIPQEELHRQLQEIENQLDALELRGIELEKRLRAAEGDAAEDSLMVDWFRLIHEKQLLLRLESELMYKSKDQHLEERQLDLQDELRKLMDKPEGLKSLQDRQREQELLSQYVNTVNDRSDIVDFLDEDRLREQEEDQMLENMIQNLGLQRKKSKFRLSKIWSSKSKGGQT
- the Micall2 gene encoding MICAL-like protein 2 isoform X2, with product MAAIKALQEWCRQQCEGYRDVSITNMTTSFRDGLAFCAILHRHRPDLINFNALRKENIYENNKLAFQVAEEQLGIPALLDAEDMVALKVPDRLSILTYVSQYYNYFHGRSPIGGMAGVKRPSSDSTEECPGKKVLPSPAKVPSPAPAQRSPLSPARTNPIVRRNESGSERPSPKAALGTAGSSVSSICGICGKHVHLVQRHLADGRLYHRSCFRCKQCSNTLHSGAYRATGEPGVFVCAHHSQEVTSGSPKLSKLASRQPGAVAADTRPTNASRKVQDANGPGEGTPPRTKAAAWEPTVGNTTAKGFVQTELNRPATSRVHVGSPAGPRLSTSPVTTTSVTSKAITHVTNSSPTGWSSPAKSSSTATIDSRPLVHPSTLNSHPSVPQGQATSKGVKTPLNSSTASPNTAATPAWTSAASRTQQAREKFFQNPAPAPSNNSPASRVPPVVNTSTSKVPTVENTSTSKVPTVVNAPNGRVPFVVNTSTSKTTTVVNAPTSKAPTVVNSPNGRVPPLVNTSTSKISTVVNVPTSKGPTVVNAPASKVSAAMDTPAQESSREQALSVLRKALPGLTGAGTQTSGRSSPATSSIPISLPKNEVPQKVSSPKLSHSTTPQTPTLKVEPTIPLNVGNTSWASVSLQTGNKSLGISPGVGKTSVGSRPQAEAAIPKGPGSTSQEGREEGPEGWRARLKPVDKKSSAGRTLEPKEVPVQAGDTPSKVSSSSSPSAHIFLTPVQNKRTPCPAGSGPSPAAPSPSLSHRKKLAVPPSLDVSADWLQPELKKQEAQARNRKEEKTPTWGTRERSAVLDSTHGETVTSPVRLHPDYIPQEELHRQLQEIENQLDALELRGIELEKRLRAAEGDAAEDSLMVDWFRLIHEKQLLLRLESELMYKSKDQHLEERQLDLQDELRKLMDKPEGLKSLQDRQREQELLSQYVNTVNDRSDIVDFLDEDRLREQEEDQMLENMIQNLGLQRKKSKFRLSKIWSSKSKGGQT
- the Micall2 gene encoding MICAL-like protein 2 isoform X3 encodes the protein MAAIKALQEWCRQQCEGYRDVSITNMTTSFRDGLAFCAILHRHRPDLINFNALRKENIYENNKLAFQVAEEQLGIPALLDAEDMVALKVPDRLSILTYVSQYYNYFHGRSPIGGMAGVKRPSSDSTEECPGKKVLPSPAKVPSPAPAQRSPLSPARTNPIVRRNESGSERPSPKAALGTAGSSVSSICGICGKHVHLVQRHLADGRLYHRSCFRCKQCSNTLHSGAYRATGEPGVFVCAHHSQEVTSGSPKLSKLASRQPGAVAADTRPTNASRKVQDANGPGEGTPPRTKAAAWEPTVGNTTAKGFVQTELNRPATSRVHVGSPAGPRLSTSPVTTTSVTSKAITHVTNSSPTGWSSPAKSSSTATIDSRPLVHPSTLNSHPSVPQGQATSKGVKTPLNSSTASPNTAATPAWTSAASRTQQAREKFFQNPAPAPSNNSPASRVPPVVNTSTSKVPTVVNAPNGRVPFVVNTSTSKTTTVVNAPTSKAPTVVNSPNGRVPPLVNTSTSKISTVVNVPTSKGPTVVNAPASKVSAAMDTPAQESSREQALSVLRKALPGLTGAGTQTSGRSSPATSSIPISLPKNEVPQKVSSPKLSHSTTPQTPTLKVEPTIPLNVGNTSWASVSLQTGNKSLGISPGVGKTSVGSRPQAEAAIPKGPGSTSQEGREEGPEGWRARLKPVDKKSSAGRTLEPKEVPVQAGDTPSKVSSSSSPSAHIFLTPVQNKRTPCPAGSGPSPAAAPSPSLSHRKKLAVPPSLDVSADWLQPELKKQEAQARNRKEEKTPTWGTRERSAVLDSTHGETVTSPVRLHPDYIPQEELHRQLQEIENQLDALELRGIELEKRLRAAEGDAAEDSLMVDWFRLIHEKQLLLRLESELMYKSKDQHLEERQLDLQDELRKLMDKPEGLKSLQDRQREQELLSQYVNTVNDRSDIVDFLDEDRLREQEEDQMLENMIQNLGLQRKKSKFRLSKIWSSKSKGGQT